From Spiroplasma eriocheiris, the proteins below share one genomic window:
- the tsf gene encoding translation elongation factor Ts codes for MAISAQLVKELREKTGAGIMDSKKALEATDGNIDEAIKWLREKGIAKAAKKADRIAAEGLTGIVQKGDKAVIYELNSETDFVANNQKFLDLVKKIGDALVNSDVKNIEDAMQIKIDGTTLQEVITHAIATIGEKITLRRFAIVEKNNDQSFGIYWHSNKRIASLVLFDGKVQEEHGKQVAMHVVAMNPKFVSRDEVSKEYLAQEKEILTHEAKNDPKNVGKPDNILEKMIEGRLNKQLSEMSLLDQQFVVDPNFKVSDFVKNNGGTVAKIIRYEVGEGIEKSTVDFAAEVMAQVNKK; via the coding sequence ATGGCTATTTCAGCACAATTAGTAAAAGAATTACGCGAAAAAACTGGCGCTGGGATTATGGATTCTAAAAAAGCGTTAGAAGCAACAGACGGTAATATTGACGAAGCAATCAAATGACTTCGTGAAAAAGGAATTGCCAAAGCCGCTAAAAAAGCTGATCGGATTGCGGCGGAGGGGTTAACTGGAATTGTCCAAAAAGGGGACAAAGCAGTTATTTATGAACTAAATTCCGAAACTGATTTTGTTGCTAACAACCAAAAATTCTTAGATTTAGTAAAAAAAATTGGGGATGCCTTGGTTAATTCCGATGTTAAAAATATTGAAGATGCAATGCAAATTAAAATTGACGGGACAACTTTACAAGAAGTAATTACCCATGCAATTGCGACAATTGGGGAAAAAATTACCCTTCGCCGTTTTGCCATTGTTGAAAAAAACAATGACCAATCATTTGGAATTTACTGACATTCAAATAAAAGAATTGCTTCGTTAGTATTATTTGATGGGAAAGTGCAAGAAGAACACGGAAAACAAGTGGCAATGCACGTTGTGGCAATGAATCCAAAATTTGTTTCACGTGATGAAGTATCAAAAGAGTACTTAGCCCAAGAAAAAGAAATCTTAACTCATGAAGCAAAAAATGACCCTAAAAATGTCGGAAAACCAGATAATATTTTGGAAAAAATGATTGAAGGTCGTTTAAACAAACAATTATCAGAAATGTCATTATTAGACCAACAATTTGTTGTTGACCCTAATTTTAAAGTTAGTGATTTTGTAAAAAATAACGGCGGTACTGTTGCCAAAATTATTCGTTATGAAGTTGGGGAAGGGATTGAAAAATCAACTGTTGACTTTGCCGCTGAAGTTATGGCTCAAGTAAATAAAAAATAA